The Actinobacillus equuli genome includes a window with the following:
- the narL gene encoding two-component system response regulator NarL: MTEPYKILLIDDHPLMRQGMRQILELEDNFVVIGEASNGTDGIALALDKDPDLIILDLNMKGISGLDTLRSLRTHGVDSRIIVLTVSDEQSDIFALMDAGVDGYLLKDSDTADLVENIRKAAKGEMVLSEAVQQHLLDRRPENDPLSVLTDRERDVLQWIATGMSNKQIAGQLFISEETVKVHIRNLLRKLNVHSRVAATVLYLEQQKG; this comes from the coding sequence ATGACCGAACCTTATAAAATTCTTTTGATTGATGACCACCCGCTTATGCGCCAAGGTATGCGTCAAATTCTTGAATTAGAAGATAATTTTGTTGTAATTGGGGAAGCAAGTAACGGTACTGACGGCATTGCGTTAGCGTTAGATAAAGATCCTGATCTGATTATTTTAGATTTAAATATGAAAGGGATCTCAGGTTTAGACACTTTACGTTCTCTACGCACTCATGGCGTGGATAGCCGTATTATCGTCTTAACCGTATCGGACGAACAATCCGATATTTTTGCGTTGATGGATGCCGGTGTTGACGGCTATTTGCTAAAAGACAGCGATACGGCCGATTTAGTCGAAAATATTCGTAAAGCGGCAAAAGGTGAAATGGTATTAAGTGAAGCGGTACAGCAACATTTATTAGATCGCCGCCCGGAAAATGATCCGTTAAGTGTTTTAACCGACCGTGAACGTGATGTTTTACAGTGGATCGCAACCGGTATGTCAAATAAACAAATTGCCGGTCAGTTGTTCATTTCAGAAGAGACGGTGAAAGTACATATTCGTAATTTATTACGCAAATTAAATGTACATTCACGTGTAGCCGCTACCGTGCTTTATCTAGAACAACAAAAAGGCTAA
- the treB gene encoding PTS trehalose transporter subunit IIBC: MAKANIDPQNVDKLIEFIGGRENIATVTHCITRLRFVLNDDGKVDSKALEGLPMVKANFATGGQYQVVIGQEVGDYYKIVLEKTGLANVDKEQVKAAARQNQKGYERLISHMADIFIPLLPALISGGLILGFRNVIGDIAMFENGTKTLVQISSFWASVHSFLWLIGEAIFHFLPVGICWSIARKMGTSPILGIVLGVTLVSPQLMNSYGLGSQIPEVWDFGLLAVEKVGYQAQVIPAIMAGLALAYIERFMTKIVPNYLNLIIVPVVSIIVAVFLAHTIIGPIGREIGNGIAFVVKHSMTGDFAPIGAALFGFLYAPLVVTGVHQTTLAIDMQMIQSIGGTPVWPIIALSNIAQASAVLAIVFVSKKANEREVSVPAALSAYLGVTEPAMYGINLKYRFPMLCAMIGAALAGLICGFAGVLANGIGVGGLPGILSIQHVYWGTFAIAMLVAIVVPLALTAMVYKRKEKAGMLE, translated from the coding sequence ATGGCTAAAGCAAACATCGATCCGCAAAATGTGGATAAATTAATTGAATTTATTGGTGGTCGTGAAAACATTGCGACTGTCACTCATTGTATTACTCGTTTGCGTTTCGTGTTAAATGATGACGGCAAAGTAGATAGCAAAGCGTTAGAAGGCTTACCGATGGTAAAAGCGAATTTTGCTACAGGCGGGCAATACCAAGTCGTTATCGGGCAGGAGGTCGGTGATTACTACAAAATCGTATTGGAAAAAACTGGCTTAGCGAATGTTGATAAAGAGCAAGTGAAAGCGGCGGCTCGCCAGAACCAAAAAGGTTATGAACGTTTGATTTCGCATATGGCGGATATTTTTATTCCGTTGCTGCCGGCGTTAATCAGTGGCGGTTTGATTTTAGGTTTTCGTAACGTGATTGGCGATATTGCGATGTTTGAAAACGGTACCAAAACCCTTGTACAAATCAGCAGTTTTTGGGCAAGCGTGCATAGTTTCTTATGGCTGATCGGCGAGGCGATTTTCCATTTCTTACCGGTGGGAATTTGTTGGTCGATAGCTCGCAAAATGGGGACATCGCCAATTTTGGGTATTGTGTTAGGGGTGACTCTTGTTTCACCTCAGTTAATGAACTCTTACGGCTTAGGTTCGCAAATTCCGGAGGTTTGGGATTTTGGTTTGTTAGCGGTCGAGAAAGTCGGTTATCAAGCGCAAGTAATTCCGGCAATTATGGCGGGTTTGGCATTAGCTTATATTGAGCGCTTTATGACGAAAATTGTGCCGAATTATCTTAATCTCATCATTGTACCGGTGGTATCAATTATTGTAGCAGTGTTCCTTGCGCATACGATTATCGGCCCAATTGGACGTGAAATCGGTAACGGTATTGCGTTCGTAGTGAAACATTCGATGACCGGCGATTTTGCCCCAATCGGTGCGGCGTTATTTGGTTTCCTTTATGCACCGCTTGTAGTAACTGGCGTACACCAAACCACGTTGGCGATTGATATGCAGATGATTCAAAGTATTGGCGGTACGCCTGTTTGGCCGATTATTGCTTTATCAAATATTGCACAAGCTTCTGCCGTATTGGCGATTGTGTTTGTGAGCAAAAAAGCGAATGAACGTGAAGTTTCCGTACCGGCGGCACTTTCCGCTTATTTAGGTGTAACTGAACCGGCAATGTACGGTATTAACTTAAAATATCGCTTCCCAATGCTATGTGCAATGATTGGTGCGGCATTAGCGGGCTTAATTTGTGGCTTCGCCGGTGTACTAGCGAATGGTATCGGTGTGGGCGGTTTGCCGGGCATTTTATCCATTCAACACGTTTACTGGGGAACGTTTGCGATTGCGATGTTAGTCGCGATTGTTGTTCCGTTAGCATTGACCGCAATGGTTTATAAACGCAAAGAAAAAGCGGGAATGTTAGAATAA
- the rph gene encoding ribonuclease PH encodes MRPNNRELNQVRPVKITRHYTRYAEGSVLVEFGETKVLCNATVEETVPRFLKGQQQGWVTAEYGMLPRSTHSRMQREAAKGKQGGRTMEIQRLIARSLRAVVDLKALGERTITIDCDVIQADGGTRTAAITGACVALHDAMSKLVADGVLKENPMKGLVAAISVGIVDGNAVCDLEYVEDSNAETDMNVVMVEDGRLVEVQGTAEGEPFSHMELLQLLDLAHQGINQLLDAQRKALGL; translated from the coding sequence ATGCGCCCAAATAATCGTGAACTGAATCAAGTTCGTCCGGTAAAAATTACTCGTCACTATACTCGTTATGCGGAAGGTTCCGTTTTAGTTGAATTCGGTGAAACCAAAGTTTTATGTAATGCAACCGTGGAAGAAACGGTTCCTCGCTTTTTAAAAGGTCAGCAACAGGGTTGGGTAACCGCTGAATACGGTATGTTACCACGCTCTACTCACAGCCGTATGCAGCGTGAAGCGGCAAAAGGTAAACAAGGCGGCAGAACCATGGAAATTCAACGTCTTATCGCGCGCTCATTACGTGCAGTGGTAGATTTAAAAGCACTTGGCGAACGTACGATTACGATTGATTGTGATGTGATTCAAGCAGATGGCGGTACTCGTACCGCGGCAATTACCGGTGCGTGTGTGGCTTTACACGATGCGATGAGCAAATTAGTCGCTGACGGCGTACTGAAAGAAAATCCGATGAAAGGTTTAGTGGCGGCAATTTCTGTCGGTATCGTGGACGGTAATGCGGTATGTGATTTGGAATATGTCGAAGATTCAAATGCCGAAACGGATATGAATGTCGTGATGGTCGAAGACGGTAGATTAGTTGAAGTGCAGGGCACTGCGGAGGGTGAGCCATTCTCACATATGGAATTGTTACAATTACTCGATCTCGCTCATCAAGGCATTAATCAATTATTAGATGCTCAACGTAAAGCATTAGGCCTATAA
- a CDS encoding YicC/YloC family endoribonuclease — translation MIYSMTAFAHLEIKKEWGNAVWEIRSVNQRFLETYFRLPEQFRNLEMTLRERLRASLTRGKVECSLRIELSNNQNSELALNKEYAEKVISSLQTLRGIAGEGEINLVDILRYPGVVDAQTQDLDQIGQDLLAGFEQILADFIAMRGREGANLQALIQQRLDTIAEIATKVQAQMPEILQWQKDKLQQRFDELNLQLDPQRLEQEMMLTAQRVDVAEELDRLQLHVKETTNVLKKGGAVGRKLDFMMQELNRESNTLASKSINADVTNSAVELKVLIEQMREQIQNLE, via the coding sequence ATGATTTATAGTATGACCGCTTTCGCCCATTTAGAAATTAAAAAAGAGTGGGGCAATGCCGTGTGGGAAATTCGCTCGGTGAATCAACGTTTTTTAGAAACTTATTTTCGTTTGCCGGAGCAATTCCGTAATTTAGAAATGACCTTGCGCGAGCGTTTACGTGCATCACTAACACGCGGAAAAGTGGAATGTAGTTTACGTATCGAATTAAGTAATAACCAAAACAGTGAATTGGCGTTAAATAAAGAGTATGCAGAAAAGGTAATCAGTTCATTACAAACCTTAAGGGGTATTGCCGGTGAGGGTGAGATCAACTTAGTGGATATTTTACGTTATCCGGGCGTGGTGGATGCTCAAACACAAGATTTGGATCAAATCGGGCAAGACCTGTTAGCCGGTTTCGAACAAATTTTAGCGGACTTTATTGCGATGCGTGGTCGTGAAGGTGCCAATTTACAAGCATTGATCCAACAGCGATTAGATACGATTGCCGAGATCGCAACCAAAGTGCAAGCACAAATGCCGGAAATTCTGCAATGGCAGAAAGATAAATTACAACAACGTTTTGATGAGCTGAATTTGCAATTAGATCCGCAACGTTTAGAGCAAGAAATGATGTTAACCGCACAGCGTGTGGATGTGGCGGAAGAATTAGATCGCTTACAATTACACGTTAAAGAAACGACTAATGTCTTGAAAAAAGGCGGGGCGGTAGGTCGTAAATTAGACTTTATGATGCAAGAGTTAAACCGTGAATCTAATACATTAGCATCAAAATCAATTAATGCGGACGTAACCAATTCAGCGGTTGAATTAAAAGTGTTAATCGAACAGATGCGTGAGCAAATTCAGAATTTAGAGTAG
- a CDS encoding YfhL family 4Fe-4S dicluster ferredoxin, translated as MALLITHKCTNCDMCLPECPNEAISIGDDVYVIDPVLCTECVGHYEKPTCQKVCPITNCIIPDPEHQETQEELWERFVMIHHPDKI; from the coding sequence ATGGCTTTACTGATTACCCACAAATGTACCAACTGTGATATGTGCTTACCTGAATGTCCGAATGAAGCAATTTCAATCGGCGATGATGTGTACGTGATTGATCCGGTGCTATGTACCGAATGTGTCGGACATTATGAAAAGCCGACCTGCCAAAAAGTTTGCCCGATTACTAACTGTATTATTCCGGATCCGGAACATCAAGAAACGCAAGAAGAGTTATGGGAAAGATTTGTGATGATTCACCACCCGGACAAGATATAA
- the rlmKL gene encoding bifunctional 23S rRNA (guanine(2069)-N(7))-methyltransferase RlmK/23S rRNA (guanine(2445)-N(2))-methyltransferase RlmL, giving the protein MTTQTTYFATAARGFEEMLKTELEQICQAECKVAQGGVHFTTTQRGAYQALLHSRLASRILLPLVTTKIFSDLDLYATIVGINWAEIFDPRDTFFVDFNGTNREIRNTQFGAMRVKDGVVDYFERKGFARPTVDKDHADIRIHVYLDRENMVVSLDLSGDALHMRGYREDTGKAPLRETLAAAIILRSGWQKGTPLVDPMCGSGTLLIEAAQMQASIAPQLHRKHWGFNAWKGHQQAVWKEVLEQAYLQQNEEIQPLFFGFDLDHRVLAKAKQNAKNAGVAHLIQWQQGDVAALKNPCPEQAGTVICNPPYGERLGTTPALIALYSVFGQRLKQQFGGWNASIFSGEPELLNCLRLRSHRQFKAKNGPLDCLQKNYQISERTATEQQADELKFEQNAQVAPDFANRLAKNIKKIEKWAKQQGINAYRLYDADLPEYNLAVDRYDDHIVVQEYAAPKNIDEQKARQRLLDAVSATLYVTGVETNKLVLKVRQKQKGTNQYEKLANKGDYFYVTEYGAKLWVNLTDYLDTGLFLDHRLTRKMVGQMAKGKTFLNLFAYTGSATIHAALNGAKSTTTVDMSNTYLNWAEQNLELNNLPLRNNRLFQADCLQWLAECRERFELIFVDPPTFSNSKRMEDSWDVQRDHIKLMTQLKRILTADGTIVFSNNKRGFKMDFEGLAELGLQAENISHKTLPLDFERNPQIHNCWIIRHIEN; this is encoded by the coding sequence ATGACGACTCAAACAACTTATTTTGCCACTGCTGCTCGTGGTTTTGAAGAAATGTTAAAAACAGAACTGGAGCAGATCTGCCAAGCCGAGTGTAAAGTTGCACAAGGTGGGGTGCATTTTACGACGACCCAACGAGGAGCATATCAGGCATTACTACATAGCCGTTTGGCTTCTCGTATTTTATTACCGCTGGTAACCACCAAAATTTTTAGTGATCTGGATTTATACGCAACGATTGTTGGTATCAACTGGGCGGAAATTTTTGATCCTCGTGATACTTTCTTCGTCGATTTCAACGGCACTAACCGAGAGATCCGCAACACACAATTCGGTGCGATGCGAGTAAAAGACGGTGTGGTAGATTATTTTGAACGTAAAGGCTTTGCTCGCCCGACAGTAGATAAAGATCATGCGGATATTCGAATTCACGTTTATCTCGACCGAGAAAATATGGTGGTATCGCTTGATTTAAGCGGTGATGCATTACATATGAGAGGCTACCGTGAAGATACAGGTAAAGCACCGTTACGTGAAACATTGGCAGCGGCGATTATTCTTCGTTCCGGCTGGCAAAAAGGCACTCCGTTGGTTGATCCGATGTGCGGTTCCGGTACGTTATTGATTGAAGCGGCACAAATGCAAGCGAGTATCGCACCGCAATTGCACCGTAAACACTGGGGCTTTAATGCGTGGAAAGGACATCAACAAGCGGTATGGAAAGAAGTGTTGGAACAAGCCTATTTGCAACAAAATGAAGAAATTCAACCGCTTTTCTTCGGCTTTGACCTTGATCATCGCGTATTGGCTAAAGCTAAACAGAATGCGAAAAATGCCGGTGTGGCACATTTAATTCAATGGCAACAAGGCGATGTAGCGGCGTTAAAAAATCCTTGCCCTGAACAAGCCGGAACCGTGATTTGTAACCCGCCGTACGGTGAGCGTTTAGGTACGACACCGGCGCTGATTGCACTTTATTCGGTATTCGGGCAACGTTTAAAACAACAATTCGGTGGTTGGAATGCTTCTATTTTTAGCGGCGAGCCGGAATTGTTGAACTGCTTACGTTTACGTTCGCACCGTCAATTCAAAGCGAAAAACGGTCCGTTAGACTGTTTACAAAAGAATTATCAAATTAGTGAGCGCACAGCGACTGAACAGCAAGCTGATGAACTTAAATTTGAGCAAAATGCACAAGTTGCGCCTGATTTTGCTAATCGTTTAGCGAAGAATATTAAGAAAATTGAAAAATGGGCGAAGCAGCAAGGTATTAATGCATATCGTTTATATGATGCGGATTTACCGGAATATAATTTAGCGGTTGATCGCTATGATGATCATATTGTGGTACAAGAGTATGCTGCACCGAAAAACATTGATGAGCAAAAAGCCCGTCAGCGTTTACTCGATGCTGTGTCTGCAACCTTATATGTAACAGGCGTGGAAACCAATAAATTGGTTTTAAAAGTTCGCCAAAAGCAAAAAGGTACGAACCAATATGAGAAATTAGCCAATAAAGGTGATTATTTCTACGTAACCGAATACGGTGCAAAATTATGGGTAAATTTGACCGATTATCTTGATACCGGCTTATTCTTAGATCACCGTCTAACACGTAAGATGGTAGGGCAGATGGCAAAAGGTAAAACGTTCCTCAATCTTTTTGCTTACACCGGTTCAGCAACCATTCATGCCGCATTAAACGGTGCGAAGTCCACAACTACGGTAGATATGTCGAATACTTACCTGAATTGGGCGGAACAAAATTTAGAGCTAAATAATTTACCGCTACGTAATAACCGCTTATTCCAAGCCGATTGCTTACAATGGTTGGCGGAATGTCGAGAACGCTTTGAGTTGATTTTCGTTGACCCGCCAACGTTCTCAAATTCAAAACGAATGGAAGACAGTTGGGATGTTCAGCGCGATCATATTAAGTTAATGACGCAGCTTAAACGCATTTTGACAGCGGACGGCACAATCGTATTCTCGAATAATAAACGTGGTTTTAAAATGGATTTCGAAGGATTAGCCGAATTAGGATTACAAGCGGAAAATATTTCACATAAAACATTACCGCTTGATTTTGAGCGTAATCCACAAATCCATAACTGTTGGATCATTCGTCATATTGAAAATTAA
- the treC gene encoding alpha,alpha-phosphotrehalase, protein MSKNWWKDGVIYQIYPKSFQDTTGSGTGDIQGIIKRLDYLQTLGVDGIWITPMYVSPQIDNGYDIANYREIDPSYGTMADFEQLIAEAHKRNIRIVMDMVFNHSSTFHEWFKQGEDPQSEYHDFYIWRETPTNWKSKFGGSAWKWSDKAQKYYLHLFAPEQADLNWENPRLRAELFDICRFWAEKGIDGLRLDVVNLISKPEHYEDDFEGDGRRFYTDGHKIHQHLQELNQKALTPYGLMTVGEMSSTKLEHCQQYANLAGTELSMTFNFHHLKVDYPNGEKWTYAQPDYVELKSIFNYWQQGMHNKAWYALFWCNHDQPRIVSRFGDEGELRITSAKMLAMLLHGMQGTPYIYQGEEIGMTNPNFTSIAEYRDVESLNAYAELQEKGENEPLILKILGQKSRDNSRTPVQWDATENAGFSSGKPWIDVAKNFREINVEQALADKDSVFYTYQSLIALRKKLAVLTDGDYTDLLPEHPLVWAYLRQTAQERLTVVANLSAEKQLVNIETSGRILMNNYQQVSQTEQGIWLAPYQSIYFIA, encoded by the coding sequence ATGAGCAAAAATTGGTGGAAAGACGGGGTAATTTATCAGATTTATCCGAAATCTTTCCAAGATACAACAGGTTCCGGTACGGGCGATATTCAGGGGATTATTAAGCGTTTAGATTATTTGCAAACCTTAGGGGTGGACGGCATTTGGATTACACCAATGTACGTTTCTCCGCAAATTGATAACGGCTATGACATTGCTAACTACCGTGAAATCGACCCAAGTTACGGCACGATGGCAGACTTTGAGCAATTGATTGCAGAGGCTCACAAACGCAATATTCGCATTGTGATGGATATGGTGTTTAACCACAGTTCGACTTTCCATGAATGGTTCAAGCAAGGCGAAGATCCGCAATCTGAATATCATGATTTCTATATTTGGCGAGAAACTCCGACTAATTGGAAATCGAAATTTGGTGGCTCAGCATGGAAATGGTCGGATAAAGCGCAAAAATACTATTTACATTTATTCGCCCCGGAACAGGCGGATCTGAACTGGGAAAATCCTCGTTTGCGTGCCGAATTATTTGATATTTGCCGTTTTTGGGCGGAGAAAGGCATTGACGGTTTGCGTTTAGACGTGGTGAATTTAATTTCTAAACCTGAACACTATGAAGACGATTTTGAGGGCGATGGTCGCCGTTTTTATACCGATGGACATAAAATTCATCAACATTTGCAAGAACTCAATCAAAAAGCGCTTACTCCTTATGGTTTGATGACGGTGGGCGAAATGTCTTCGACTAAGCTCGAGCATTGCCAGCAATATGCAAATTTGGCAGGCACGGAGCTTTCGATGACCTTTAATTTCCACCACCTTAAAGTGGATTACCCGAATGGTGAAAAATGGACGTATGCTCAGCCTGATTATGTGGAGCTGAAGTCGATTTTTAACTATTGGCAACAGGGAATGCACAACAAAGCATGGTATGCGTTGTTCTGGTGTAATCACGATCAGCCTCGCATTGTTTCTCGCTTTGGCGATGAAGGTGAGCTTCGCATCACATCAGCAAAAATGTTGGCGATGTTGCTACACGGAATGCAAGGCACGCCGTATATTTATCAGGGCGAAGAAATCGGGATGACTAACCCGAACTTTACCAGCATTGCAGAATATCGAGATGTGGAAAGCCTCAACGCTTATGCAGAATTGCAAGAAAAAGGTGAAAATGAACCGCTTATTCTTAAAATTTTAGGGCAAAAATCGCGAGATAACTCACGCACACCAGTGCAATGGGATGCAACTGAAAATGCAGGTTTTTCAAGTGGTAAGCCGTGGATTGATGTGGCGAAAAACTTCCGAGAAATTAATGTGGAACAGGCATTGGCGGATAAAGATTCGGTGTTCTACACTTATCAATCATTAATTGCGTTACGTAAGAAATTGGCGGTATTAACGGATGGCGATTATACGGATTTACTGCCGGAACATCCGCTGGTTTGGGCGTATCTCCGTCAAACAGCGCAAGAGAGATTAACGGTTGTTGCCAATTTAAGTGCGGAGAAGCAGCTCGTTAATATTGAAACAAGCGGTCGAATTTTGATGAATAATTACCAACAAGTCTCGCAAACCGAACAAGGGATTTGGCTTGCACCCTATCAAAGTATTTACTTCATCGCATAA
- a CDS encoding GrxA family glutaredoxin produces the protein MFVEIYGRMTCPYCTRAKALAEKMKGELADFDFKFIDMIAEGISKEDLEPRVGKPVATVPQIFLDHAHVGGCTDFQALVKEKFGIEV, from the coding sequence ATGTTCGTAGAAATTTATGGTCGTATGACTTGCCCATATTGCACACGTGCGAAAGCGTTAGCGGAAAAAATGAAAGGCGAATTAGCGGATTTCGATTTTAAATTTATCGATATGATTGCTGAAGGTATCTCAAAAGAAGATTTAGAACCACGTGTTGGTAAACCGGTTGCAACTGTGCCGCAAATTTTCTTAGATCACGCTCACGTTGGCGGTTGTACTGATTTCCAAGCATTAGTGAAAGAAAAATTCGGGATTGAAGTTTAA
- the tal gene encoding transaldolase has protein sequence MSQLDALREMTVVVADTGDIEAIKQYQPQDATTNPSLILSASALPQYASLIDDAVAYAKAKSDDKAQQLIDAEDKLAVNIGLEILKIVPGRISTEVDARLSYDTEATIEKARQIMKLYNEAGISNDRILIKIASTWQGIRAAEVLEKEGINCNLTLLFSQAQARACAEAGVYLISPFVGRILDWYKAAEKKEYAPAEDPGVISVTNIYNYYKQYGYQTVVMGASFRNVGEITEIAGCDRLTIAPPLLKELAESNAPLVRKLEYKGEVKTRPAPLTEAEFYWQHNQDPMAVEKLAEGIRKFAVDIEKLEAMLAAKL, from the coding sequence ATGAGCCAATTAGATGCTTTACGTGAAATGACTGTTGTTGTTGCCGATACAGGCGACATTGAAGCAATCAAACAATATCAACCGCAAGATGCAACCACTAACCCGTCTTTAATTTTAAGTGCGTCTGCATTACCGCAATACGCTTCATTAATTGATGATGCAGTGGCTTATGCTAAAGCAAAAAGTGATGATAAAGCTCAACAACTTATTGATGCGGAAGATAAGTTAGCAGTTAATATTGGTTTAGAAATTCTAAAAATTGTACCGGGACGTATTTCAACAGAAGTTGATGCCCGTCTTTCTTACGATACGGAAGCAACAATTGAGAAAGCTCGCCAAATTATGAAGCTTTATAACGAAGCAGGCATTAGCAATGATCGTATTCTGATTAAAATCGCTTCAACCTGGCAAGGTATTCGTGCGGCGGAAGTATTAGAGAAAGAAGGTATCAACTGTAACTTAACCTTATTATTCTCTCAAGCACAAGCTCGTGCGTGTGCGGAAGCAGGCGTTTACTTAATCTCTCCGTTTGTTGGTCGTATCTTAGACTGGTATAAAGCAGCAGAGAAAAAAGAATATGCACCGGCAGAAGATCCAGGTGTAATTTCTGTTACGAATATCTATAATTACTACAAACAGTACGGCTATCAAACCGTGGTTATGGGTGCAAGTTTCCGTAATGTAGGTGAGATTACAGAAATCGCAGGTTGTGACCGTTTAACTATTGCTCCACCGTTATTAAAAGAACTTGCTGAAAGCAATGCCCCGCTTGTTCGTAAATTAGAATATAAAGGTGAAGTGAAAACTCGTCCGGCACCATTAACAGAAGCGGAATTCTATTGGCAACATAACCAAGACCCAATGGCTGTTGAAAAATTAGCGGAAGGTATCCGTAAATTTGCAGTAGATATTGAGAAATTAGAAGCAATGCTTGCCGCTAAACTTTAA
- the trmL gene encoding tRNA (uridine(34)/cytosine(34)/5-carboxymethylaminomethyluridine(34)-2'-O)-methyltransferase TrmL has translation MLDIVLYEPEIPQNSGNIIRLCANCGFRLHMIEPLGFAWDDKKLRRSGLDYHEFVDIQKYKNFEDFLERAKPKRLFALTTKGEPNHSEVSYELGDFLMFGPESRGIPMAILDSLPMSQKIRVPMCKDSRSMNLSNTVAVVVYEAWRQFGYQGSVPRQPI, from the coding sequence ATGTTAGATATTGTTTTATATGAACCGGAAATTCCACAAAACAGCGGTAATATTATCCGTTTGTGTGCAAACTGTGGCTTTAGATTACATATGATTGAACCGCTAGGTTTTGCGTGGGACGACAAAAAACTACGTCGTTCAGGTTTGGATTATCACGAGTTTGTCGATATTCAAAAATACAAAAATTTTGAAGACTTTTTAGAACGTGCCAAGCCAAAACGTTTATTTGCGCTAACGACTAAAGGCGAACCGAATCATAGTGAAGTGAGTTATGAATTAGGCGACTTCCTCATGTTTGGACCGGAAAGCCGTGGTATCCCGATGGCGATTTTGGATAGCTTACCGATGTCGCAAAAAATCCGAGTGCCAATGTGTAAAGACAGTCGCAGTATGAATCTCTCCAATACGGTGGCGGTTGTTGTATATGAAGCGTGGCGTCAATTCGGTTACCAAGGTTCTGTGCCGAGACAGCCAATTTAG
- the ygfZ gene encoding CAF17-like 4Fe-4S cluster assembly/insertion protein YgfZ: protein MTCECSKISNSHPDLCVQLSQYRLIEIAGVDAEKYLQGQLTCDVAKLAEGEHTLTCHCDPKGKMSALIRLYRQAADKFIAMIHVDLLPEALNQLKKYAVFSKVTFTELDTPIYGVTSGEILAKLGENTTALVIPQGQKRAIVWGETLETNADSQLWDLIDIQDGIPMLLKANQFELIPQATNLQAVENAISFTKGCYIGQETVARAKYRGANKRAMFTLVGRFEGEVSLPEVGGSVEMQLGENWRATGTILNSVAYQNKLWLQVVMNNDVEADTAFRINGIPLAICDLPYSFKDA from the coding sequence ATGACGTGTGAATGCAGCAAAATCAGTAATAGCCACCCAGATCTCTGCGTGCAACTTTCTCAGTATCGTTTAATTGAAATTGCAGGTGTAGATGCTGAGAAATATCTTCAAGGACAATTAACCTGTGATGTGGCGAAACTGGCAGAGGGTGAGCATACCTTAACCTGCCATTGTGATCCGAAAGGCAAAATGAGTGCGTTAATCCGTTTATATCGTCAAGCGGCAGATAAATTTATCGCCATGATTCATGTGGATTTATTACCGGAAGCGCTTAACCAACTAAAAAAATATGCGGTGTTTTCTAAGGTTACTTTCACCGAATTAGATACGCCGATTTATGGCGTAACAAGCGGTGAGATTTTGGCAAAACTTGGCGAAAATACGACCGCTTTGGTGATTCCGCAAGGGCAAAAACGTGCGATTGTTTGGGGTGAAACGCTAGAAACCAATGCCGATAGCCAATTGTGGGATTTAATCGACATTCAAGACGGAATTCCGATGTTGCTAAAAGCGAATCAATTTGAATTGATTCCGCAGGCAACCAATTTACAAGCGGTCGAAAATGCGATTTCTTTTACTAAAGGTTGCTATATCGGGCAAGAAACGGTGGCGCGTGCGAAATATCGTGGTGCGAATAAGCGAGCAATGTTTACTTTAGTCGGCAGATTTGAAGGTGAGGTAAGCTTACCGGAAGTCGGCGGTTCGGTTGAAATGCAGCTCGGTGAAAATTGGCGTGCAACCGGCACAATCTTAAATAGCGTGGCATATCAAAATAAACTTTGGCTGCAAGTGGTAATGAATAATGATGTTGAAGCGGATACTGCATTTAGAATTAACGGAATTCCATTAGCAATTTGCGATTTGCCTTACAGCTTTAAAGACGCATAA